Below is a genomic region from Ancylothrix sp. D3o.
CTAATGAAACAATTAGCATTACCCTCACCGATGCGGCAGCCTATAATGTTGCACCTTCTCCTGGTAACACAGCGACTCTGACAATTCAAGATAATGATGTTGCTGGTGTCACAATTACTCCGTCTGGTGGCAGTACGGATGTGGTGGAAGGTGGGGCACCAGATACTTACACTATTGCCTTAAATACGATTCCAACGGCGGCGGTAGAAATTACGATTTCTGCGGATAGTCAAACAGAAGTTAGTCTGGATGGCACGATTTTTGCTGCGACTCAAATTGTTTCTCTGTCGGATATGACGGCGAAAACAATTACGGTGCGGGGTAAAGCTGATGCGGTAATTGAAGGTACTCACCCCGGCACGATTTCTCACGCAATTACCCGTAGTGGGGATCTCAATTATGGAAGTGTACGGGAAATTAATTCTGTAACGGTAAATATCACTGATGTCAACACTGCACCAACGGTAACAACTATTACAAAATCAGGGGAGGAAGACACGGTTATTAGTTTTACTTTGGCTGATTTTACTGGCGGATATTCAGATCCCGAAAGCGTCAGCTTGAGCAAAATTCAAATTGTTTCTTTGCCGAATAATGGCACTCTGAAGTTGAACGGCTCTGATGTTGCTCCAAATTCCGAAATTATGGCGGCTGATATTGGCGGTTTAACTTTTACTCCGGGTGCTAATTACAATCGCAGTGTGAGTTTTGATTGGAATGTTTCGGATGGCGTTTCTTATGCAGCGGTGGGTGCAAGTGTTAATTTGACGGTGAATCCTGTTAATGATGCGCCGGTGATTTCTAGTGCTATTCAGGACGAAACAGCGACTCAAAATATCTTGTATGATTTCAGGTTGCCGTTTAGTATGTTCTCTGATATTGATGGCGATACGCTGAGTTACACTGCAAGTTTGGCTGATGGTTCGCCTTTGCCTTCTTGGTTGAGGTTTGATGCGGCAACTCGGAATTTTTCTGGTATGCCAACTGCTAATAATTTGGGTGCAATTAATGTAACAGTGACGGCATCTGATGGGACAGCATCTGTAAGCGATACTTTTACTTTGACGGTGAGAGAGTTTCCCAATAATCAGCCGACTGTAGTGGCTCCAATTGCGGATACTTCGGCAACTATTGGTCAGGTGTTTAGCTTTATTGTGCCGGCAAATACTTTTGCTGATGCGGATGGGGATGCGCTTTCTTATTCGGTGACGCTGGCTGATGGTTCGCCTTTGCCTTCTTGGTTGAGTTTTAATGCTGAAACTCGCACAATTTCTGGGACTCCACCGGCAGGTAATGTGGGGGCAATTAATGTAACAGTTACGGCATCGGATGGCAAAGCTTCTGTTAGCGATACCTTTAGCTTGACTGTCAGTGAGACTCCTAATAATGCGCCGACTGTTGCGAATTTCATTGCTGATAGTTCGGCAACTATTGGTCAGGTGTTTAGCTTTAGTGTGCCGGCAAATACTTTTGCTGATGCGGATGGGGATACGCTTTCTTATTCGGTGACGCTGGCTGATGGTTCGCCTTTGCCTTCTTGGTTGAGTTTTAATGCGGCAACTCGGACAATTTCAGGGACTCCACCGGCGGGTAATGTGGGGGCAATTGAGCTTGCAGTGACGGCATCTGATGGCAAGGCTTCTGTTAGCGATACCTTTAGCTTGACTGTCAGCGAGACTCCTAATAATGCGCCGACAGTTGCTAATTTAATTGCTGATAGTTCGGCAACTATTGGTCAGGTGTTTAGCTTTACTGTGCCGGCAAATACTTTTGCTGATGCGGATGGGGATACGCTTTCTTATTCGGTGACGCTTGCTGATGGTTCGCCTTTGCCTGCTTGGTTGAGTTTTGATGCGGCAAATCGCACAATTTCAGGGACTCCACCGGTGGGTACTGCGTCTTCTTTGAGCTTTTTGGTGACGGCAAAAGATCCTGCCGGTGCAAGTATTTCTGATAGTTTTGATGTGGCAGTAAATCCATCTCCTACACCAGCACCGGCACCAGCACCAGCACCAGCACCGGCACCAGCACCAGCACCGGCACCGGCACCCACGCCAGCACCAGCACAAAGCTGTATTGGCGATCAGTTTCCAACGCCTAATGTGGGCACACTGGAAATGATTCCTAATGTTGTCGAAACCACTGTTCAAGGAATTGATGCTGATGATGTTTTAATGGCTTCTCAGTCATCGGAAGAATTTTCGACAGGCAGTGGTAATGATGTTGTTGTTGCAATGGCCGGCAATGATAATATCTATGGCGGCACTGGCGGTGATTCGCTGTTTGGAAATACCGGCAATGATTATATTGATGCCGGTTCTGGCGATGATGTTGTGTGGAGTGGCAAGGATAATGATGCTGTTTTTGGTGGCGAGGGCAATGATATCTTATTAGGAGATATCGGCAAGGATTCTATCGATGGCGGTATTGGTAATGATGCCATTTATGGCAATACTGATGATGACCGCATTGATGGAAATTCTGGCAATGATACCATTTATGGCGGCAAAGGAAATGATGCTATTTCTGCCGGTGATGGGGATGATGTTGTTCTGGGAAATTTCGACAATGACACCATTAAAGGCGATAGCGGCAATGATACCCTGTGTGGCAATGCTGGTAATGATTTCATCGATGGAGGGGATGGAAATGACCTTGTTTTTGGTGGTCAAGGCGATGACGTTCTCAAAGGTGAAGCCGGCAATGATACGCTGTTAGGAGATAAGGGTAATGATACGCTCTGTGGCGGCGATGGAAATGATTTGTTGAGTGGTAATACCGGCAATGATCTTATCGATGGTTGCGATGGCGATGATACGATGGCCGGCGGCAAGGATAACGATACTTTGATTGGTAATACCGGCAATGATTTGGTTGCTGGTAGTCAAGGTGATGATATTCTCTTTGGCAATGCCGGTGCTGATTCTTTGTATGGCAATGAGGGCAATGATATCTTGAATGCCGGTCAGGGTGATGATATTTTGGCCGGTGGTAAAGGTGATGATTTCCTCGATGGCGATGCGGGGAATGATCTTCTGATTGGCGGTTTTGGAAATGACCGCTTTATGTTGCAAAAAGGCATGGGTTCTGATGTGATTGCTGATTTTGTTCGCGGTCAAGATGTGATGGTTTTGGCCGCTGGTTTAACCTTCGGACAACTCAATATTAGTGCCGGTGCCGGTGCAACTTTAATCCGCAGTGGTGATGAGTTACT
It encodes:
- a CDS encoding putative Ig domain-containing protein — protein: MATFQEQTGTANPLNGVSVGSFSAPTFADIDGDGDLDAFVGEDFGTVRYYQNTGSNTAPAFNEITGTANPLNGVSVGASSSPTFADIDGDGDLDAFVGESFGRVRYYQNTGSNTAPAFSEITGTNNPLNLVGVGASSSPTFADIDSDGDLDAFVGARDGTVRYYQNTGSKTAPAFTQITGTANPLNGVSVGSYSAPTFADIDGDGDLDAFVGAVDGTVRYYQNIAPVVKITAGTPASEAGSTAVNGTFTITLSAPAPAEGLTISYTVGGTATSGDDYTALTGNVTFAAGQTTATIDVVPVLDNVNDPGETVTITLNGGTAYNLGQDKTASLKILDQVPNTFSNVTGTANPLNGFDVGSFSAPTFADIDGDGDLDAFVGESFGTVRYYQNTGSNTAPAFTNVTDTANPLNGIDVGSWSAPTFADIDGDGDLDAFVGAVDGTVSYYQNTGSKTAPAFTQNTATANPLNGIDVGNWSAPTFADIDGDGDLDAFVGERFGTVSYYRNTGSKTSPAFTQITGTANPFNGFDVGSYSKPTFADIDGDGDLDAFVGAGDGTVSYYQNTGSKTAPAFSNVTGTANPLNGFDVGNWSAPTLADIDGDGDLNAFVGASDGTVRYYENAYVVSVAAGTNPGEDGTVGSFTVTLSAPAPDGGLTINYAVDAASTATSGTDYTALLGSVFIAAGQTSATIDVSAIDDQISDPNETISITLTDAAAYNVAPSPGNTATLTIQDNDVAGVTITPSGGSTDVVEGGAPDTYTIALNTIPTAAVEITISADSQTEVSLDGTIFAATQIVSLSDMTAKTITVRGKADAVIEGTHPGTISHAITRSGDLNYGSVREINSVTVNITDVNTAPTVTTITKSGEEDTVISFTLADFTGGYSDPESVSLSKIQIVSLPNNGTLKLNGSDVAPNSEIMAADIGGLTFTPGANYNRSVSFDWNVSDGVSYAAVGASVNLTVNPVNDAPVISSAIQDETATQNILYDFRLPFSMFSDIDGDTLSYTASLADGSPLPSWLRFDAATRNFSGMPTANNLGAINVTVTASDGTASVSDTFTLTVREFPNNQPTVVAPIADTSATIGQVFSFIVPANTFADADGDALSYSVTLADGSPLPSWLSFNAETRTISGTPPAGNVGAINVTVTASDGKASVSDTFSLTVSETPNNAPTVANFIADSSATIGQVFSFSVPANTFADADGDTLSYSVTLADGSPLPSWLSFNAATRTISGTPPAGNVGAIELAVTASDGKASVSDTFSLTVSETPNNAPTVANLIADSSATIGQVFSFTVPANTFADADGDTLSYSVTLADGSPLPAWLSFDAANRTISGTPPVGTASSLSFLVTAKDPAGASISDSFDVAVNPSPTPAPAPAPAPAPAPAPAPAPAPTPAPAQSCIGDQFPTPNVGTLEMIPNVVETTVQGIDADDVLMASQSSEEFSTGSGNDVVVAMAGNDNIYGGTGGDSLFGNTGNDYIDAGSGDDVVWSGKDNDAVFGGEGNDILLGDIGKDSIDGGIGNDAIYGNTDDDRIDGNSGNDTIYGGKGNDAISAGDGDDVVLGNFDNDTIKGDSGNDTLCGNAGNDFIDGGDGNDLVFGGQGDDVLKGEAGNDTLLGDKGNDTLCGGDGNDLLSGNTGNDLIDGCDGDDTMAGGKDNDTLIGNTGNDLVAGSQGDDILFGNAGADSLYGNEGNDILNAGQGDDILAGGKGDDFLDGDAGNDLLIGGFGNDRFMLQKGMGSDVIADFVRGQDVMVLAAGLTFGQLNISAGAGATLIRSGDELLATLNGVDSSLITASDFTLM